The Hemitrygon akajei chromosome 23, sHemAka1.3, whole genome shotgun sequence genome includes a window with the following:
- the LOC140715026 gene encoding interferon-induced protein with tetratricopeptide repeats 1-like, translating to MRWSLVDLGKRLRYRLHHPGYLRTLSKPEAWCDHLMWAEDTQTAYSFQGREDDVGVPGAKISSDTASRNGTGKRYFAEVYPEATHRDLLKEKLDQLQCRFTWGPQKGTIDLEDVIQLEKATVTIRHTDFGSDPSNTPGDLLKEKLDQLQCHFTWRPQKETIDLEDLMYRLQDSIDMNMKYKDQSYNHLAFVNCLLGGCQEAIQNLKEAEKIQRENHKDELERRSIITYGNFAWVHYHMGHLTEAQSYLDKLEIICKPLSDGPRYTAMIHEVYGEKGWSLMSSAAEYYEEAKECFAKALEQDPDNTEWIMGYATALFRLETFSGTPESRDQSQSVKHFQRVLKLDPDDAMAMVHLALKLQSLGQNEEGNKLVEQALQKTSDLPYVLRYAAKYYRQSGSVEKAIKLLKQALELTPHSGFLHHQLGLCYRSKLKYTHSRHRNPEFEQNPVLINLCKYHFKKAFDHRPRSFIRAQLDFADICITSGEYSRAEEIYSRLVELVDIRPENMQSICLEAGLFELYQKRSKTNAVSLFLKGVKIEYNSKEREKCRMNLEKWADRKLSFNAQDSEALGVKAFLYQLDGNMGRATEYFEKALEFDPGNEEYVSALSQLHI from the exons ATGCGATGGAGCCTCGTGGACCTCGGCAAGAGACTCAGATATCGGCTGCACCACCCTGGCTATCTAAGAACCCTCAGCAAGCCTGAGGCATGGTGCGACCATTTAATGTGGGCAGAGGACACCCAAACAGCTTACAGCTTTCAGGGCAGG GAGGACGATGTTGGGGTTCCAGGAGCAAAGATCTCATCCGACACTGCAAGCAGAAATGGAACAGGGAAGAGATACTTTGCTGAAGTCTACCCGGAAG CAACACACAGAGATTTGTTGAAAGAGAAGCTCGATCAGCTTCAGTGTCGCTTCACGTGGGGCCCTCAGAAGGGAACCATTGACTTGGAAGATGTGAT ACAACTGGAAAAGGCAACTGTGACCATTCGGCATACGGATTTTGGATCTGATCCCAG CAACACACCGGGAGATTTATTGAAAGAGAAGCTCGATCAGCTGCAGTGTCACTTCACATGgagaccacagaaggaaactattGACTTAGAAGATCTGATGTACAGATTGCAAGATTCTATCGACATGAATATGAAATATAAAGATCAGTCCTACAATCATCTTGCTTTTGTAAACTGTCTGCTGGGCGGATGTCAAGAAGCAATTCAAAATTTAAAGGAAGCTGAAAAGATTCAGAGGGAGAACCACAAAGATGAATTAGAAAGAAGAAGCATTATCACCTATGGAAACTTTGCCTGGGTGCATTACCACATGGGACATCTGACCGAGGCCCAGTCCTATCTCGACAAGCTGGAGATTATCTGTAAACCGCTCAGTGATGGCCCTCGCTATACAGCAATGATACACGAGGTGTACGGGGAGAAGGGATGGTCATTGATGAGTTCTGCTGCTGAATACTATGAGGAGGCAAAGGAATGCTTTGCAAAGGCTCTGGAGCAAGATCCTGACAACACTGAGTGGATAATGGGATATGCGACTGCACTATTTCGGCTGGAAACATTTTCTGGAACCCCAGAGAGTCGTGATCAGAGTCAGTCAGTGAAGCATTTCCAACGAGTACTGAAGCTTGATCCAGATGATGCTATGGCCATGGTGCATTTGGCTCTAAAACTGCAGAGTTTAGGGCAAAATGAGGAAGGAAACAAATTAGTTGAACAAGCTTTGCAGAAGACCTCTGATCTTCCATATGTGCTTCGCTATGCTGCAAAATATTATAGACAAAGCGGATCTGTGGAGAAAGCAATCAAGCTCTTGAAACAAGCATTAGAATTAACTCCACACTCTGGTTTCTTACACCACCAACTTGGATTGTGCTACAGAAGTAAGCTGAAATACACTCACAGCAGACATCGCAATCCTGAATTTGAACAGAACCCAGTGTTGATCAATCTATGCAAGTATCATTTTAAAAAGGCTTTTGATCACCGTCCAAGGTCATTTATTAGAGCACAACTGGACTTTGCAGACATCTGCATAACAAGTGGGGAATATTccagagcagaggagatttacagtaGATTGGTGGAGTTAGTGGACATTCGTCCAGAGAATATGCAGAGCATATGTCTGGAAGCTGGGTTATTTGAACTGTACCAGAAAAGATCCAAAACAAATGCTGTCAGCCTCTTCCTGAAAGGAGTGAAAATTGAATATAACTCAAAAGAACGGGAAAAATGTCGCATGAATTTGGAGAAGTGGGCAGATAGAAAACTTAGTTTTAATGCACAAGACAGTGAGGCTCTTGGTGTCAAAGCGTTTCTGTATCAGCTGGATGGGAACATGGGTAGAGCAACTGAATACTTTGAGAAGGCTTTGGAGTTTGATCCTGGCAATGAGGAATATGTGAGTGCTCTTTCTCAATTACACATCTGA
- the LOC140715083 gene encoding interferon-induced protein with tetratricopeptide repeats 1-like: MSNTLGDLLKEKLNQLQCHFTWRPQKETIDLDDMMLRLQDSLTLGKKYQAASYNQLAFVNCLQGHFEEAIQNLKEAEKILREKHQDEFERRSIITYGNFAWVHYHMGHLTEAQSYLDKLEMICKPLSDGPRYTAMIPEVYGEKGWSLVSSAAEYYEEANECFAKALEQDPDNTEWIMGYATALFRLEAFSGTPESRDQSQSVKHFRRVLELDPDDAMAMVLLAVKLQRLRQNEEANELVEKALTKTPDLPYVLRYAAKYYRQRGSVEKAIELLKQALDLTPHSCFLHHQLGLCYRNKLKYSRGRYPRNPVFHQKAELINLCKYHFEKAFDHRPRSFIKAQLDFADICITSGEYTRAEETYRRLVELVDIRPEKMQSICLEAGLFEMHQKRSETNAVSLFLKGVKIEYNSRERERCRMDLEEWADRKLSVTAHDSKALGIKAILYQLKGIKGKATEYFEKALKFDPGNEEYVSALSQLHI; this comes from the exons ATGAG CAACACACTGGGAGATTTATTGAAAGAGAAGCTCAATCAGCTGCAGTGTCACTTCACGTGGAGACCACAGAAAGAAACTATTGACTTGGACGATATGATGTTAAGATTGCAAGATTCTCTGACATTGGGTAAAAAATATCAAGCTGCATCGTACAACCAACTTGCTTTTGTAAACTGTCTGCAGGGTCATTTTGAAGAAGCCATTCAAAATTTAAAGGAAGCTGAAAAGATTCTGAGGGAGAAACACCAAGATGAATTTGAAAGAAGAAGCATCATCACCTATGGAAACTTTGCCTGGGTGCATTACCACATGGGACATCTGACCGAGGCCCAGTCCTATCTCGACAAGCTGGAGATGATCTGTAAACCACTCAGTGATGGCCCTCGCTATACAGCAATGATACCCGAggtgtatggggagaagggaTGGTCATTGGTGAGTTCTGCTGCTGAATACTATGAGGAGGCAAATGAATGCTTTGCAAAAGCTCTGGAGCAAGATCCTGACAACACTGAGTGGATAATGGGATATGCAACTGCACTGTTTCGGCTGGAAGCATTTTCAGGAACCCCAGAGAGTCGTGATCAGAGTCAGTCAGTGAAGCATTTCCGACGAGTACTGGAGCTTGATCCAGATGACGCTATGGCCATGGTGCTGTTGGCTGTAAAACTGCAGAGGTTAAGGCAAAATGAGGAAGCAAATGAATTAGTTGAAAAAGCTTTGACAAAGACCCCAGATCTGCCATATGTTCTTCGCTATGCTGCAAAATATTATAGACAAAGGGGATCTGTGGAGAAAGCAATTGAGCTCTTGAAACAAGCATTAGATTTAACTCCACACTCTTGTTTCTTACACCACCAACTTGGATTGTGCTACAGAAATAAGCTGAAATACTCTCGTGGCAGATATCCTCGCAATCCTGTATTTCATCAGAAAGCTGAGTTGATCAATCTATGCAAGTATCAttttgaaaaggcttttgatCACCGTCCAAGGTCATTTATTAAAGCACAACTGGACTTTGCAGACATCTGCATAACAAGTGGAGAATATACCagagcagaggagacttaccGTAGATTGGTTGAGTTAGTGGACATTCGTCCAGAGAAAATGCAGAGCATATGTCTGGAAGCTGGGTTATTTGAAATGCACCAGAAAAGATCCGAAACAAATGCTGTCAGCCTCTTCCTGAAAGGAGTGAAAATTGAATATAACTCAAGAGAACGGGAAAGATGTCGCATGGATTTGGAGGAGTGGGCAGATAGAAAACTTAGTGTAACTGCACATGACAGCAAGGCTCTTGGTATTAAAGCAATTCTGTATCAGCTGAAGGGGATCAAGGGTAAAGCGACTGAATACTTTGAGAAGGCCTTGAAGTTTGATCCTGGCAATGAGGAATATGTGAGTGCTCTTTCTCAATTACACATCTGA